Proteins from one Clostridium cellulovorans 743B genomic window:
- a CDS encoding GH1 family beta-glucosidase, whose amino-acid sequence MEKLRFPKDFIFGTATAAYQIEGAYKEDEKGESIWDRFSHIPGNVAKMHNGDIACDHYHRYKEDVQLLKSLGIKSYRFSIAWPRIFPKGFGEINQKGIQFYRDLIDELIKNDIEPAITIYHWDLPQKLQDIGGWANPQVADYYVDYANLLFREFGDRVKTWITHNEPWVASYLGYALGVHAPGIKDMKMALLAAHNILLSHFKAVKAYRELEQDGQIGITLNLSTCYSNSADEEDIAAAHRSDGWNNRWFLDAALKGTYPEDMIKIFSDTNIMPELPKELFTEVFETSDFLGINYYTRQVVKNNSEAFIGAESVAMDNPKTEMGWEIYPQGLYDLLTRIHRDYGNIDLYITENGAAFNDMVNRDGKVEDENRLDYLYTHFAAALSAIEAGVPLKGYYIWSFMDNFEWAEGYEKRFGIVHVNYKTQERTIKKSAYWYKELIERSNK is encoded by the coding sequence TTTATTTTTGGAACAGCCACTGCAGCATATCAAATTGAAGGAGCTTACAAAGAAGATGAGAAAGGTGAATCTATTTGGGATAGGTTTAGTCATATACCAGGAAATGTAGCTAAAATGCATAATGGTGATATTGCTTGTGATCACTATCATAGATATAAAGAAGATGTTCAGCTATTAAAAAGCCTTGGAATTAAAAGTTATAGGTTTTCAATTGCTTGGCCTAGAATTTTCCCAAAAGGTTTTGGCGAGATAAACCAGAAGGGAATTCAGTTCTATAGGGATTTAATTGATGAACTAATTAAAAATGATATAGAACCAGCTATAACAATTTATCATTGGGATCTTCCACAAAAGCTTCAGGATATTGGAGGGTGGGCAAATCCGCAAGTTGCTGATTACTATGTTGATTATGCAAACTTATTATTCAGAGAGTTCGGAGATAGAGTAAAAACATGGATAACTCATAATGAGCCATGGGTTGCATCATATCTTGGCTATGCTTTAGGAGTTCATGCTCCAGGAATTAAAGATATGAAAATGGCATTGTTAGCTGCACATAACATATTATTATCGCACTTTAAGGCAGTTAAAGCTTATAGAGAATTAGAACAAGATGGGCAAATAGGTATAACATTAAATCTTTCAACCTGTTATTCAAATTCAGCTGATGAAGAAGATATTGCTGCAGCCCATAGAAGTGATGGATGGAACAACAGATGGTTTTTAGATGCTGCATTAAAAGGAACTTATCCTGAGGATATGATAAAAATCTTTAGCGATACAAATATTATGCCTGAACTACCTAAAGAGTTATTTACTGAGGTATTTGAAACTTCTGATTTTTTAGGAATAAATTATTATACACGACAAGTTGTAAAGAATAACTCTGAAGCTTTTATCGGTGCTGAAAGTGTAGCAATGGATAATCCTAAAACAGAAATGGGTTGGGAGATATATCCGCAAGGGCTTTATGATTTGCTAACGAGGATACACAGGGATTATGGGAACATAGATTTATACATAACAGAAAACGGTGCAGCTTTTAATGATATGGTTAATAGAGACGGTAAAGTTGAAGATGAAAATAGATTAGATTATTTATACACTCATTTTGCTGCTGCATTAAGTGCTATAGAAGCGGGAGTACCTTTAAAGGGATATTATATTTGGTCTTTCATGGATAATTTTGAGTGGGCTGAAGGATATGAAAAAAGATTTGGAATAGTACATGTAAACTATAAAACTCAGGAGAGAACAATAAAGAAGAGTGCTTATTGGTATAAGGAGCTTATAGAAAGATCTAATAAGTAA
- a CDS encoding carbohydrate binding domain-containing protein yields MKKKFKTAVAAVVLASSVTGYNIAKEDDIVALDLKKSSLESMDYSKEKIEDISENLVKYGTFSESPECFKHWRVVVDNIAICTYENSNDVFSLEPEDCGNSEDAIQLCQTIDNIEPGKKYTLNFKAKSTLPKSITVFISDRMDVLSFSKPATYSISDKWTDYTYDFVVSENTEPLSVLRFYLGRTMGKISFTDIKLNLSS; encoded by the coding sequence ATGAAAAAGAAATTTAAAACAGCTGTTGCAGCAGTAGTATTAGCTAGCTCTGTTACAGGATATAATATCGCAAAAGAAGACGATATCGTCGCTTTAGATCTAAAAAAGTCTAGTTTAGAATCTATGGACTATAGTAAAGAAAAAATAGAAGATATTTCTGAAAACCTAGTGAAATATGGTACTTTCAGCGAATCACCCGAATGTTTTAAACACTGGAGAGTAGTAGTTGATAATATTGCTATTTGTACCTATGAAAATAGCAATGACGTTTTTTCTTTAGAGCCTGAGGATTGTGGTAACAGTGAAGATGCAATTCAGCTATGCCAAACTATAGACAATATTGAACCTGGTAAAAAGTATACTTTGAATTTTAAGGCAAAATCAACACTTCCTAAAAGCATCACTGTTTTCATATCAGATAGAATGGATGTGTTATCTTTTTCAAAACCTGCTACATATTCTATATCTGATAAATGGACTGATTATACCTACGATTTTGTCGTCTCAGAGAATACTGAACCTCTTTCAGTACTTCGTTTTTACCTAGGTCGTACTATGGGTAAGATAAGTTTTACTGATATAAAATTGAACTTGTCTTCTTAA
- a CDS encoding transglutaminase domain-containing protein — protein sequence MNEAEANFCTSCGQKLNIVSIEQNKNYRTVRKKKKSKVEKILIAIISILIGVSVIYFTMSIREVIIETSKQVKESIESGVNKSQVDDGLKPIEGVEESQEPKEDKEMDYIVDNSMVPFNLELSAKKRWVWFSVAKDGKQKDYVLPVSNGRIDTKVYLPFNVGDYVVTVYTSTLEDASGTYFVHKKYNVRNNDARDLTFLLPDTYVESDSEEIIQLANSIVAGIQTDYEKTLAIHDWVSANIAYDTDAYFSNNIKEYSALETLRGRKAICNGYANLTAALNRAIGIRTKIVGGTATTENRSESHAWNETFVDGRWVIQDTTWDSGFVDYNNNKFVPGLTHDYFDANEQVFSQSHSKENEK from the coding sequence TTGAATGAGGCTGAAGCTAATTTTTGTACAAGCTGTGGTCAGAAATTAAATATAGTATCAATTGAGCAAAATAAGAATTACAGAACTGTAAGGAAAAAAAAGAAAAGTAAAGTTGAAAAAATCTTAATAGCTATAATTTCGATTTTAATAGGCGTTTCAGTGATTTATTTTACTATGAGTATTAGAGAAGTTATTATAGAAACTAGTAAACAGGTAAAAGAAAGTATTGAATCGGGAGTAAACAAATCTCAGGTAGATGATGGTTTAAAACCTATAGAAGGAGTAGAGGAGAGCCAAGAACCAAAGGAAGATAAAGAAATGGACTATATTGTTGATAACAGTATGGTACCGTTCAATTTAGAACTTTCAGCTAAAAAAAGATGGGTTTGGTTCAGTGTTGCAAAAGATGGGAAACAAAAGGACTATGTGCTTCCTGTTAGCAATGGAAGAATTGATACAAAGGTGTATCTACCATTTAATGTTGGCGATTATGTTGTCACAGTTTACACTTCTACCTTGGAAGATGCGTCAGGGACTTATTTCGTTCATAAGAAATATAACGTAAGAAATAATGATGCGAGAGATTTAACCTTCCTGTTACCAGATACCTATGTTGAGAGTGATTCTGAGGAGATTATTCAGTTAGCTAATAGCATCGTTGCAGGTATCCAAACGGATTATGAAAAAACTTTAGCTATTCATGACTGGGTTTCTGCAAATATTGCATATGATACAGATGCATATTTTAGCAATAATATTAAAGAATATAGTGCGTTAGAAACATTGAGAGGTAGAAAAGCGATATGTAACGGATATGCTAATTTAACTGCTGCGTTAAATAGAGCTATAGGAATTAGAACTAAAATAGTAGGTGGTACAGCTACTACCGAAAATAGATCTGAATCTCATGCTTGGAATGAAACTTTTGTAGACGGAAGATGGGTGATACAAGATACTACTTGGGATTCGGGATTTGTAGATTATAATAATAACAAGTTTGTTCCAGGATTGACACATGATTATTTTGATGCTAATGAACAAGTATTTTCTCAAAGTCACAGCAAAGAGAATGAAAAATAG